The window GCCGTCTATGCGTTGCCTATAGTTATTCTACTGTTCTATCTCCCAAACTTGTCGGCGACGCTATCAGTGCTTCAGCATACTCCCGGCACTCCGCCTTGGCAAGGGAACCTGGTCGCGTGTCTATCAGCGATTGTCGGCCTCGCACTCTATCCGAAGCCGCGGACAACGCAGTCGTAATTGACAGACTGACGCGTTCTATTTTCGGAGTTCGCCGACAACGAACACCAGAGCCGGTTGAACGCACCCCTGGACGGGGGGCTTATACTGTTGGCTATACCTACGTGACGATTTTCGACACCCCGGGGTGGCGAAATCCGTCACGCGACTACAGCCGACAGTATTAGCACCCGCGGCATTCGGGCCCTCCGTAACCCCAGCACCGGTGACTGCGAATTTCTCGTGTTGTACCCTTCCAACACCACTTCTACCTCGCACGATCCGTGGGAAGACATCATCAATCTCGACGGTGGGATAACCAATCAGGAGGGAGAGACGACTACGTACACGGTCGTCGTTCCCCTTCAGGAGCTCGAGGGGGACGATGGGGCCGGATCGCCGGTCTCGGAAGCTCGGCTTCGGATGTTCTCGGTGACCGATGCGGGATCGTGGACGCCGACGGTCGCTCGACCGTGGTTATCGACGCCGTCGAGGTGCGTTCCGATACAAGGCTCGAACGGAGCGTACTCGGGCCACGAGCCCGGATCGTCGGGGACTGTGATCACTCCGGCCCGATGCAACTCACTATCGGTGCTGACTCCGAACTGAGCCCCCGTGATTGATACGAATTATTGTAACGAATTACCGGTCATCGCCGGAGACGGTGTCGCGATGATCGGTAATTGACTACAATAATCCGTATGAGGCGTTCCGCGTTCGGCAACCGCGGACGCGAAGAACCGGTGACGCTCGATCCCCGACGAGGGGACCCTCGTACCGAACTGGCGCACCGCCGCTCAGTCGCGGTCGGACTCCGTGTCGTAACTCCTCGCCGCGCTTCCTTCCAGTGGGGACCGCTTCCGGGTGATCGCCCACCCGGCGACGACGCTGACGAGGACAACCCCGCCGACCAGCGCAGCGTGAAAGACGATGACGGAGTCGCTGACGTCACCGGCCGGCCGGAGGACGACGAAAAGCAGGGTGAACACTGCGATGATCCCGATCGGGACGAGGTTGACAGAGAGATCAGAGAGGAGTTCCCGGTCGAACTCGCGCCGCCCGTCGGGTTTCGACGCGGCGGAGGTGGCGTCGTCGCCGTCGTTCACGTCGGTTTCTCGCGACATCGGATGTCTGATCCGACGGTCGGGGAGGAATTAATTCCTCGTACTCTCTCCCGAAACGCAGTGTCGCTTGTGTGACCACCTCGGGGCGAAAGCGGACGCCCCCGCCGGGAAGAACCGTCTCCCCCCCTTTGACTGCACGAAGACGTTCGGTGCTCGTGTGTGGCCGTATCCCGGGCGACACCTCAGTCGGTTCTTCCGTTCACGGATAAAAATCCCCGGAGGGCCGCTGAAACGCCAGTTCAGGTGTCCTCACGGCTGCGACCCGACCGTTCGTTCGAACCCGGGACCGACCACGACACGAACCAGTTCGGCGATCCGACGCTCACATTTTTGTCCACTGAAACGAACGTAGGTGTATGAGCGACGAACAACCACGAAAAATACAATCGATCGTAACATCTCATCAAATAATACAGGAACTACAGCGACTGGACGGTGCGGGGGCGAGTGAAGTGGCCCAAAACCTCGATATCGGGAGAAGTACGGTCTATCAGTATCTGTCGACGCTCCACTCTGAAGGATACGTAAAAAAGAATGAAACGGAGTATCACATCGGATTGAAATATCTGGATCACGGTATGTACGCCCGCAACAGGCATCCGATCCTCGAACTGGCTCGGCCGTCGCTGGACAGCCTGATCGAAGAGACCGGGGAGATCGGGTGGCTAACCTGTGAGGACAACGGAAAGCTCGTGACGCTCGACGTCGCCGTCGGGGAGCGCGGCATCAACGACAAGTTCCGCGGCCGGATCGGCAACCGGGAGTTTATGCACGCTCACGCCGGGGGGAAGGCGATCCTCGCGACGTATCCCGACGAAACAGTATCCGAAATCATCGACGAGTACGGCCTCCCGGAGTACACTTCCGAGACGATAACCGATACCGAGGCCCTGTTCGAGGAACTGGCGGAGATCCGCGAAACCGGGATCGCTGTCAACGACGAGGAGGCGATCACCGGGTACCGCGCGGTCGGCGCAGCCGTGACGCAGGGCGAGGAGACGATCGGTTCGATCACTATCGGCGGTCCGAAGAACCGCCTCACGGGCACGTACTTCCTGGAGGATCTACCGGACCTGCTGCGCGGGGTAATCAACGAGATCGACCTCCGCGGGTCCGTGTCGTCGCCCTGGGAGTGAGCGTATCCGGTACGTCCGTCGCGACCCGGTTTGTACGTGGGACCACACGGTCCCGTGGCCCCGTACCGCGGGAAAACTCGGGCTACACTCGGCGGATGGGTTCGTTCGCGCTCAGAAATAACAGTCGTACACTTGTTTTATGCGTCGGGTCAGCGGGGGGCCGTCCCGACGAGCTGTTGTATATATCGAACAAACGGGCGTCACGCGTCGTTCCCGGTCGGCCGTCGACGACCGGCCCACCGGTGCGAGCCGCCGAGCCGATCCCCGACGCTGAGGAGCATTCGACGCGAACGGCTCGTTCGTTATTATCAACGACTCGGTGACCCGAACAGTCGACCTCGACGGCCTCGGCTAACCAGTATTATGCCCTGTTTGCCCCGAACACCGTGTTGATATGAACAAACGACCCGCCGAGAGACGCCGCTCACCGGCCGGTTCGATCCGCTTACGCGACACACTTATTATACCGGTGAACGAATCCCGCGCCAGCGGCTCCCCCGGACGAACGCGAGACAATGAGTGAACTCCAGACTGATACGATCACGTGGCGGGACAACGTCGTAACGCACCGGCTCGACGCGTTCCCCGAAATCGAAGTGACGACGTACCGCGGGCAGACGGTCCGCGCCTACAGGGACCGGCCGGAGTCACTCTGGAAGCTGTTCGCCGCGGGGGCCGAGGCGTCCCCGGAGGAGGCCGCGTTCGTGTTCCCCGAAACCGGCGTCCGACGGACCTACCGGGAACTCGCCGAGCGGGTCCATCGGGTCGCCGCGGGGTTGCGCGACCGGGGGCTGACGGCCGGGGATCGGATCGCGCTCATCAGCGGGAGCCGCCCGGAGGTGATCGAGGTGATCCTCGCCAGCGCCCGGATCGGGGCGGTGACGATCCCGCTGAACACCGGGCACTCGGCGTCCGAAATCGAGGGGATGTTCGACACTGCCGCCCCCGACCTCGCGGTGGTCGAATCACGCTCGCTCGACACGCTGGCGGGAACGGGCTTCGAGACGTCCGGTCGACGGGTGATCCGGATCGGGGACTCCGACGCCTCGGGGTCTTACACCGATCTCCTGAGGCACGACGAGGTCAGCCTCGACGTCGCTGTCCCGTCTCCCGACGATCTGTGTATGATTATGCACACCTCCGGGACGACCGGACAGCCGAAGGGGGTACCGATCGAACAGTTCCACTGCACGAACGCGGTGCTCAACAACGTGTACGTCCACGGGATCGACGACGGGACCACCGTCTTGATCCCGTCGCCGCTGTTCCACGTCACCGGGCTGGTGTGTGGGTTATTCGTGGCGTTCGCGATCGGCGGCACGTCGGTCGTCCTCCGGGAGTACAGTCCCGAGCGGTTCCTCAGGGCCGTCGAAACCGAGCGCGTCGAGTACTGTATGGGGGTTCCGACGCACCTCATCCTCGCCGCCGAGGAAGTCGACCAGCGGGACCACGACACGTCGTCGCTTGTGAAGTTCGCGTACGGTGGGGCCCCGATGCCCGGGGAGGTACTGCCGACGATCCGCAACGCGTTCCCGGAGATCCGACTGTACCACTCCTACGGCAAGACGGAGAACTTCGCCGGCATCGCGGCGATGCTTCCGGACCAGTACGTCGACGAACACCCGAACTCCGTCGGGATGCCGTCGCCCGTCACGGAGATCGCCGTCGTCGACGAGGACCGCAACAGGCTCCCGCCCGGCGAGACCGGAGAGCTGGCTATGCGCGGGCCGTTCGTCGCGGAACGGTATCTGAACGCGCCTGGGGGGTCCGACGAGGGGTTCGACGACGGCTGGCACTACACCGGCGACGTGGGCGTGATCAGCGACGAGGGACTCATCGAACTCCGTGGCCGCAAGGGGAACATGATGATCCGCGGCGGGGAGAACATCTACCCGGCGGAGATCGAGAACACGCTGTTGGCCAACGAGGACGTCCGCGAGGCGGGCGTGAGTTCGTTCCCGGACGACGTGCTGGGGGAGCGGGTTCTCGCGGCCGTCGTGCCGAAGTCGGGAGCCAGACTCACCGAGGAGGAGCTACGGCGAACGTGCGCGGCGACCCTCGCCGACCACAAGGTTCCGGACATCTTCCGCATCGTAGACGAGCTCCCGCGCAACCAGAACGGCAAGCTCGATCGGGGGCAGTTGGTCCCCGAACCGCTCCAGTTCGGGATCAAGTTCCGCGGCTGAACGCCTCACGGAGGCGAGACCCGGGTCAGCGTGACACTGTCCTCTGTCAGCACGGGCGGATCGGTTCGGGCTGTTCGACCGGCCGCGCTGCTGACGCCAACCGCGGGTTGGGAAACATTTATTCGACACGGATCTGTTGGCTCGGACGAAATGTTAGACGATACCGTCTGTGTAGTCGCGGGCGCGGGTCGTGGTCTCGGAGAGGAAACGGCGAAACTGATGGCCGATGAGGGGGCCTCGGTCGTTGTCAACGACCTCGGGGCCGACCTCTCCGGCGAGGGGCAGGACATCCAGCCCGCTCAAGAGACGGTGGACGAGATAACCGACGCGGGCGGCGAGGCGATGACCCACTACGGCGACATCACCGACCTGGACTACACCGAGGAACTCATCCAGGACACCGTCGACGAGTACGGTGCGGTCCACAGCATCACCAACTTCGCCGGGATCCTCCGGGATCGGATGATCTTCAACATGTCCGAAGACGAGTGGGACGCCGTGATCGACGTCCACCTCAAGGGCCACTTCTCGCTCCTCCGGAACGCGTCCCAGCAGTGGAAACAGCGGTACGAGGACGAGGAGTTCGAGCGCCAGCGGTCCTTCCTGGGGGTCTCGAGCAGCGCGGCCATCGGGTGGGCCGGACAGCCGAACTACGCCGCCGCCAAAGCGGGCGTGCTGGGTCTCGTGCGTAACTGCGCGCAGGAACTCAAGCGGTACAACGTGCGGGTGAACAGCCTCTGGCCGGAGGCGTACACGCGGATGTACAAGTCGATCCCCGAGGAGTACCAGCCCGACGGCATGTCCGAGGACACCCACGGCCCACAGCTCGTCGCGCCGCTGCCGGCGTTCATGGCGAGCGAGGCGGCCGAAGACATCACCGGCTGCACCGTCGGCCTCGGCTCCGGCGAGCTCTCGTTTATCACCGACCCCGACCGCGTCCGGAAGATCACCAAGGAGGTCCCGGCGTCGACGAAGACGGGCGGGTGGACGCCCCAACAGATCGCCGACGCCTGGGACGAACTCACGAGCGGCTACGAGACGGAACGGATCGCAAAGCCGAACATTCCCAACGTCGACGAGTAGCCGAGATCGGGACGCTACCTGCGCAACTCGAAGACGGGAATCGCGACGTCGGGGTCGTCGGTGTCGACGAAGGTCACCTCGACCGACGACCCGACCTCGACCTCGTCGGGGCCGCAGTCCACCACGTCCGTGAGCATCCGCGGTCCCTCGTCGAGTTCGACGTACGCGAGCACGAGCGGCAGGTGTTCCTCGGGCCACCCGGAGACGATCTCGGTGGCGGTGTACGCGTACACGGTGCCGGTCCCCGCGGCGTCGATCCACTCCACGTTGCCGCTCAGGCAGTCGGGACACCTGGCCCGCGGGTAGTAGTACTGGAGGTCGCAGTCCTGGCACTCACACAGGAGGAGCCGCCCTTCCGCCGCCGCCGCCCAGTAGGGCGCGGTCTCCGGCGAGATCTCGGGAACGGGTCGCGGTTCCCAACTCACCGTCCGACCCTCCCGAGGACCGCGGTCGAGCCGGCGTGTCTCGTCCCCAGATAGCCGCCTGTCCCGTGGGCGATCGCGACCTCGGCGTCGGGGACCTGCACCTCGGGGTTCGCCTCGCCGCGGAGTTGCCGCACCGCCTCGATGACCTTCGTCATCCCGCCGCGGTCCGGGTGGTTCGAGCAGAGCCCGCCGCCGTCGGTGTTGAACGGGAGCGTCCCGTGGGGCGCCTTGAGCGCGCCGTCCTCGACGAACGACCCGCCCTCGCCCTTCTCGCAGAAGCCGAGGTCCTCCAGCGTCTGGAGGACGGTGATGGTGAACGAATCGTAGATGGAGGCGTAATCGACGTCTGCGGGTCCCACGTCGGCCCGGTCGAACGCGCGCTGCCCCGAATCCCGCGCGGCCGTCCGGGTCAGGTCGACCCGGCCGGCGTCGTGGTGTTCGATTGCGGCTCCGTGGCCCAACACCGCCACGCACTCCCGGGCGAGTTGCCGGCGTACCTCGTCCGACACGACCACGAACGCCCCGGCCCCGTCGGAGACGACACAGCAATCAAGCAGGTGCAGCGGGTCGCTCACCGTTCGCGACGCCACGACCTCCTCGACGGTGACCGGCTCCCGGTACATCGCGTGTTCGTTGTACTGGGCGTGATGCGACGCCGCGGCGCGTATCTCGGCGAGCTGCTCGGATGTCGTCCCGTACTCGTGCATGTGTCGCCGGGCGGCAAGCGCGTACACCGGCAGCGTCTCGGCGCCGTAGATCCGCTCGAAGTTCTCCTGGAGGATCGAATCGTCGTGTTCCGGCTGGTCCCGGTCGTCGGTCCGCATCCGGCCGGCCAGGGTGACGAGTGCGACGTCGCATTTGCCGTGGGCGATCGCCGCCGCGGCCTCGCCGACGTGGTTGACGTACGCCGAACCGCCGTCGTCGGTCGAATCGAAGTACGACACGTCCAGTCCCAGGTAGTCGGCCATCGCCAGGGGTGGATACCGGCCGACCTGGTAGTTCTCACCCGCGGTGAAGTAGCCGTCGACGTCGTCTTTGGCGAGCCCGGCGTCCTCGAGCGCGCCGGCGGCGACTTCCGCGTGTAACTGTGCGATCGACTTGTCGGGTGCTTCCCGCGTCGGATGCTCGAAGGCACCCGCGATGTACGCGTCCACGTCGTCTGTCATTGTTGTGTCCTCGACTGGGTTGCTCGCGGTCCCGACCGTCGCCGTGACGCGGTTTCGACCCCGGCAGCCGCCAGTCACTTGCGGAATGGCCGGCGGGGAGACATTAGTGTTCGGGTGGAGCTACCGTCCTTCCCACGAGGGGTCGCGGTCCGCCTCGAAGGCCGCCATCCCCTCGGCGTAGTCCTCGGTGTGGAGAAGCGGGAGGTACGCCTGATACTCGTAGTCGATGCCCTGCTGCAGGCTCATACTGCTCGCGCGATCGACGGTGTCTTTGATCCCCCGGACCGCGAGCGGTGCCTTCCCCGCCAGCCGTTCGGCGAACGCGTCGACTTCCGCATCGAGATCGTCAGCGGGGTAGGCGTAGTTGATCAACCCGTCGTCAGCCGCTTCCGTTCCGGAGAGGAACTCGCTG of the Halobellus ruber genome contains:
- a CDS encoding OB-fold domain-containing protein, with product MSWEPRPVPEISPETAPYWAAAAEGRLLLCECQDCDLQYYYPRARCPDCLSGNVEWIDAAGTGTVYAYTATEIVSGWPEEHLPLVLAYVELDEGPRMLTDVVDCGPDEVEVGSSVEVTFVDTDDPDVAIPVFELRR
- a CDS encoding SDR family NAD(P)-dependent oxidoreductase, whose product is MLDDTVCVVAGAGRGLGEETAKLMADEGASVVVNDLGADLSGEGQDIQPAQETVDEITDAGGEAMTHYGDITDLDYTEELIQDTVDEYGAVHSITNFAGILRDRMIFNMSEDEWDAVIDVHLKGHFSLLRNASQQWKQRYEDEEFERQRSFLGVSSSAAIGWAGQPNYAAAKAGVLGLVRNCAQELKRYNVRVNSLWPEAYTRMYKSIPEEYQPDGMSEDTHGPQLVAPLPAFMASEAAEDITGCTVGLGSGELSFITDPDRVRKITKEVPASTKTGGWTPQQIADAWDELTSGYETERIAKPNIPNVDE
- a CDS encoding DUF6684 family protein, whose translation is MSRETDVNDGDDATSAASKPDGRREFDRELLSDLSVNLVPIGIIAVFTLLFVVLRPAGDVSDSVIVFHAALVGGVVLVSVVAGWAITRKRSPLEGSAARSYDTESDRD
- a CDS encoding class I adenylate-forming enzyme family protein translates to MSELQTDTITWRDNVVTHRLDAFPEIEVTTYRGQTVRAYRDRPESLWKLFAAGAEASPEEAAFVFPETGVRRTYRELAERVHRVAAGLRDRGLTAGDRIALISGSRPEVIEVILASARIGAVTIPLNTGHSASEIEGMFDTAAPDLAVVESRSLDTLAGTGFETSGRRVIRIGDSDASGSYTDLLRHDEVSLDVAVPSPDDLCMIMHTSGTTGQPKGVPIEQFHCTNAVLNNVYVHGIDDGTTVLIPSPLFHVTGLVCGLFVAFAIGGTSVVLREYSPERFLRAVETERVEYCMGVPTHLILAAEEVDQRDHDTSSLVKFAYGGAPMPGEVLPTIRNAFPEIRLYHSYGKTENFAGIAAMLPDQYVDEHPNSVGMPSPVTEIAVVDEDRNRLPPGETGELAMRGPFVAERYLNAPGGSDEGFDDGWHYTGDVGVISDEGLIELRGRKGNMMIRGGENIYPAEIENTLLANEDVREAGVSSFPDDVLGERVLAAVVPKSGARLTEEELRRTCAATLADHKVPDIFRIVDELPRNQNGKLDRGQLVPEPLQFGIKFRG
- a CDS encoding IclR family transcriptional regulator; translation: MYARNRHPILELARPSLDSLIEETGEIGWLTCEDNGKLVTLDVAVGERGINDKFRGRIGNREFMHAHAGGKAILATYPDETVSEIIDEYGLPEYTSETITDTEALFEELAEIRETGIAVNDEEAITGYRAVGAAVTQGEETIGSITIGGPKNRLTGTYFLEDLPDLLRGVINEIDLRGSVSSPWE
- a CDS encoding thiolase domain-containing protein — translated: MTDDVDAYIAGAFEHPTREAPDKSIAQLHAEVAAGALEDAGLAKDDVDGYFTAGENYQVGRYPPLAMADYLGLDVSYFDSTDDGGSAYVNHVGEAAAAIAHGKCDVALVTLAGRMRTDDRDQPEHDDSILQENFERIYGAETLPVYALAARRHMHEYGTTSEQLAEIRAAASHHAQYNEHAMYREPVTVEEVVASRTVSDPLHLLDCCVVSDGAGAFVVVSDEVRRQLARECVAVLGHGAAIEHHDAGRVDLTRTAARDSGQRAFDRADVGPADVDYASIYDSFTITVLQTLEDLGFCEKGEGGSFVEDGALKAPHGTLPFNTDGGGLCSNHPDRGGMTKVIEAVRQLRGEANPEVQVPDAEVAIAHGTGGYLGTRHAGSTAVLGRVGR